One window of the Zea mays cultivar B73 chromosome 3, Zm-B73-REFERENCE-NAM-5.0, whole genome shotgun sequence genome contains the following:
- the LOC107275238 gene encoding uncharacterized protein LOC107275238: MSSSSLSPAGRTSGSDGDSAADTRRREKRRLSNRESARRSRLRKQQHLDELAQEAALLQAENARVAARAADVASQNARVEQENAVLRARAAELGARLRSVNEVLRVVEEFSGVAMDIQEEVPPADDPLLRPWQLPCYPAAAMPIGAPHMLRY, encoded by the coding sequence atgtcgtcgtcgtcgctgtcgCCGGCGGGGAGGACGTCCGGGTCGGACGGCGACTCGGCGGCGGACACGCGCCGGCGCGAGAAGCGGCGGCTGTCGAACCGCGAGTCGGCGCGGCGGTCGCGGCTGCGGAAGCAGCAGCACCTGGACGAGCTGGCCCAGGAGGCGGCGCTCCTGCAGGCCGAGAACGCGCGCGTGGCGGCCCGCGCCGCCGACGTCGCGTCGCAGAACGCGCGCGTCGAGCAGGAGAACGCCGTGCTCCGCGCTCGCGCCGCCGAACTCGGCGCCCGCCTCCGCTCCGTCAACGAGGTGCTCCGCGTCGTCGAGGAGTTCAGCGGCGTCGCCATGGACATCCAGGAggaggtgccgccggcggacgaccCGCTGCTCCGCCCCTGGCAGTTGCCCTGCTACCCGGCCGCCGCCATGCCCATCGGCGCCCCGCATATGCTCCGCTACTGA